A window of the Syntrophothermus lipocalidus DSM 12680 genome harbors these coding sequences:
- the tuf gene encoding elongation factor Tu, whose translation MAKAKFERTKPHVNVGTIGHIDHGKTTLTAAITVCLSKVGKAKATSYEEIDKAPEERERGITINTAHVEYETDKRHYAHVDCPGHADYIKNMITGAAQMDGAILVVSAADGPMPQTREHIILARQVQVPYIVVFMNKVDMVDDEELLELVEMEVRDLLNEYGFPGDDIPVVKGSALKALECGCGSRECEWCSKIWELMDAVDDYVPLPERDIDKPFLMPIEDVFTITGRGTVTTGRVERGTVKVGDEVEIIGLRDETRKTVVTGVEMFRKILDFAQAGDNIGTLLRGVDRKEVERGMVLAKPGSIKPHTKFNAEVYVLTKEEGGRHTPFFDGYRPQFYFRTTDVTGSIRLPEGVEMVMPGDNVQMTIELITPIAIEKGLRFAIREGGRTVGAGVVTSVIE comes from the coding sequence ATGGCTAAAGCGAAGTTTGAAAGGACAAAACCTCATGTTAACGTCGGTACTATTGGGCACATTGACCATGGGAAAACGACTTTAACGGCGGCTATTACTGTGTGTCTTTCCAAAGTCGGTAAGGCAAAAGCTACTAGCTATGAAGAAATCGATAAAGCTCCGGAAGAAAGGGAAAGAGGCATCACCATCAATACCGCTCACGTCGAGTACGAAACCGACAAGCGGCACTATGCTCACGTGGATTGTCCTGGGCATGCCGACTACATTAAGAACATGATTACAGGAGCTGCCCAGATGGACGGGGCTATTCTAGTAGTATCGGCGGCCGATGGACCCATGCCGCAGACCCGGGAGCATATTATTTTGGCTAGGCAAGTACAGGTGCCGTATATCGTAGTATTCATGAACAAGGTCGATATGGTAGACGATGAAGAGCTGCTTGAACTGGTGGAAATGGAAGTTCGCGACCTGCTTAACGAATACGGTTTTCCCGGCGATGATATACCGGTAGTCAAAGGGTCTGCTTTGAAAGCCCTGGAATGCGGGTGCGGCAGTCGGGAATGCGAGTGGTGCTCCAAGATATGGGAGTTGATGGACGCGGTAGACGATTATGTACCGCTGCCTGAAAGAGACATTGACAAGCCTTTCTTGATGCCGATTGAGGACGTATTCACGATTACCGGAAGAGGTACAGTGACGACCGGCAGAGTGGAGAGAGGTACTGTTAAAGTGGGCGACGAAGTCGAGATAATCGGTTTGAGAGACGAGACTCGCAAGACCGTCGTTACCGGTGTAGAAATGTTCCGCAAGATACTGGACTTTGCTCAAGCCGGTGACAACATCGGGACTTTGCTCAGGGGTGTTGACCGGAAAGAAGTGGAGCGGGGGATGGTTCTGGCGAAGCCGGGTTCCATTAAGCCGCATACCAAGTTTAACGCCGAGGTTTATGTTTTGACCAAAGAAGAAGGTGGCAGACATACCCCGTTCTTTGACGGGTACCGCCCGCAGTTTTATTTCCGTACTACCGACGTTACCGGTAGCATTCGGTTGCCCGAAGGGGTAGAAATGGTTATGCCGGGCGATAATGTTCAGATGACCATAGAGTTGATCACACCCATCGCTATCGAAAAAGGGCTCCGTTTCGCGATTAGAGAAGGCGGTCGTACCGTAGGCGCTGGTGTGGTAACTTCTGTTATCGAATAA